From the genome of Candidatus Electrothrix communis, one region includes:
- a CDS encoding beta-ketoacyl-ACP synthase III — MNAFITAISVFLPGEPVGNDALDEYLGKTDRISARTRQMILAGNGIQTRYYGIDPATGKTSFTNACMAAEAVRGLGLKDNEQRLECLCCGTSSADQLLPGHASMVHGELGGESCEVISTNGICLSGITAMKHAVMSVALGMTKNAVATGSELASTFMRQDFFTATSGKKKKEEAGAHHSAFSFEAEFLRWMLSDGAGAMLIEPKPVPDKLNLQVNWIKLTSHAHQLETCMYAGALKQEDGSLVGWRDCLRAGHQEGVFTVKQDARLLNSEIIRIIVEESLPLVLEQYALKPENIDWFLPHYSSEFFRKPLMEKFRETGFPLPEEKWFTNLRTKGNTGSASFYIMLEELFSSGKLRKGDRILGMIPESGRFSVGWMLLTVV, encoded by the coding sequence ATGAATGCGTTTATAACAGCGATTTCTGTCTTTCTGCCCGGTGAGCCAGTGGGAAATGATGCCCTGGACGAGTATCTGGGAAAGACAGACAGAATATCAGCCAGAACCCGACAGATGATCCTTGCTGGCAACGGTATTCAAACCAGATATTATGGCATTGATCCGGCAACAGGAAAAACCAGTTTTACCAATGCCTGCATGGCAGCAGAGGCTGTGCGTGGTTTAGGGCTTAAGGATAACGAACAACGACTGGAGTGCCTTTGCTGCGGCACTTCTTCAGCGGATCAACTTCTTCCCGGCCATGCCTCAATGGTGCATGGTGAGCTGGGAGGTGAATCCTGTGAGGTTATCTCTACCAATGGAATTTGCCTCAGTGGTATTACTGCGATGAAGCATGCTGTCATGTCAGTAGCTCTTGGAATGACGAAGAATGCAGTTGCTACGGGTTCCGAGCTGGCCTCTACCTTTATGCGGCAGGATTTTTTTACTGCCACGTCTGGGAAAAAGAAAAAAGAGGAAGCAGGAGCACATCATTCAGCCTTTTCTTTTGAGGCTGAGTTTCTTCGTTGGATGCTTTCTGATGGAGCAGGGGCTATGCTCATCGAACCCAAACCAGTCCCTGATAAACTGAATCTTCAAGTCAACTGGATCAAGCTCACTTCGCATGCTCATCAGCTGGAGACCTGTATGTACGCCGGTGCGCTTAAACAGGAGGACGGGAGTCTTGTAGGCTGGCGTGATTGCCTCCGGGCAGGTCATCAGGAAGGCGTTTTTACCGTCAAACAGGATGCCCGGCTACTGAATAGTGAAATTATTAGAATTATAGTTGAGGAAAGTCTTCCGTTGGTGCTTGAACAATACGCTCTCAAACCGGAAAATATTGACTGGTTCCTACCTCACTACTCTTCGGAGTTTTTTCGAAAGCCGCTTATGGAGAAGTTTCGCGAAACAGGTTTTCCTTTACCAGAGGAAAAATGGTTTACCAATCTTCGCACCAAGGGTAATACCGGATCAGCCTCATTTTATATTATGTTGGAGGAACTCTTTTCTTCTGGAAAATTACGGAAAGGGGATCGTATTTTAGGGATGATCCCAGAGAGCGGTAGGTTCTCTGTGGGTTGGATGTTGCTGACAGTGGTGTGA